Within the Arachis duranensis cultivar V14167 chromosome 10, aradu.V14167.gnm2.J7QH, whole genome shotgun sequence genome, the region aactcccagtcaaggctttttatttacattattcaaaattCCTCAATTTAATTTTCCATCTACTTAACTCAACTTTTTGGAAAcatctaattaataaaatagcacactttcctgcaactcgttgagagacgacctgggactcaaactcccagtaatttttaatttaaattctctgtgacatatttctaaattgataggcaAATTTTTGGTGAGTTAAGAGCTATACTGGcaacataattaatttaataatttttaattcaccactTTCTGAGCatcatcaatttttggcgccgttgccggggagttgcaatagagtgctaaagttattaattagaatttatttatttgcattttattttgttgctgtTAATATGAGCTGCGTATTTCTTTCGTCAAATGACGCGTTCTCTACCTGACCCTAATTTGCTAATATtcgatcctgaaattgaaaggaCTATTTCACGAATAAGGCGAGTTAAGCGTCAGTTAGTCCTCTCTGAGGACAAATCTGAAACGTCAGTTGAGGAAGGAACCAGCCCCCGTCCTACTAGTCCGGTTGTTTTACGTGCAGAAAACATGGCAGCTAGGAGAGTTAccatccaggaggaaggagctcCTGATTTTACAATGCAACCGTTCCAAGCGCATCATCCAGCGGTAGctatagattttgaaataaagaccgcactgctaaatttgatgcccaagtttcatgacttacctgctcaagagcccaTCAAGCACTTGAGAGATTTCCAAGCCGCCTGTTCTACTGTCAGGCGTCATGGTACTGATGAAACTTCAATTTTGCTGAAAGCTTTCccgttttctcttgagggaaaagcaagagagtagtactacactcaacctctaGCGAATGTATCCAACTAGGATACACTCAGAAAGGAGtttttggagaaattctttccatctgaagttactgataaaCTGAGGAAGGATATTTCCACCATTGTTCAGGATGACAATAAATCTCTTTTCGAATACTGggagcgcttcaataatcttctggaagcatgcccccaccacatgattgatAAGATAGTGTTACTCAGCTACATCACACAGGGTATGAGGCcccaagataagaccacattggaaagtgctagcaatgggtctatgaagaaGTACAAAACCACTgatgaagcatggcaattgatcagtgatctagctgaatctactaggaaCCAAAGGCAAAGGCAAAATCGTTCAAAAGCCATTGCAGAAGTATCCTCTAACAGAGAGACTGCGGCTCTAGCTCAGAGTATATGTGAGATGACcaacttgctgaagcagatgcaattgaatcaacaacaagctcagcaagcTCAACGCCCTCCACCACAGCAAAACCAACAGCTAGTCCCCCAGAGAGTTTGTGGAATCTGTGCTGATTATAGCCACTACACTGATGAATGCCCGCAgctccaacaagaagacaacaTGGTAGCATCCACTCAtaatttctatgaccgccccaaccaagggtacaatcaaggtggaaacaataaccatggatggcaggacaaTTATAACCAGAATTGGAGGGACAATAATAATAGAGGATGCAATTGATAATTCACTtctcatgttttagatgtagtttttgagagagaggctctctcctctctctctcttaggattaggatttaggacttctcttagtttttaagagtgactctcgatctcaggtttaatattccttttactttatatttttcttccatTTGGAATACTCTAATGCTTTTACTTGTATCTGATTTATGCTGCCCACTTGGCTTATGAATTTTCCATATTaagatttgaatattttatttaatgttatttgaggtatttcagtttatgattgttttatttatgaatgcctttaatttaatttagatatttctccttttggttttggttaagaaatcaataactcaagagttatcttagctcaacataattgataactgttatctttgctaattgaactgaacttcaataatcccaaccttttcttatgaaataaataggattcgaaggtcaattaattagtcccttgactttcctttgctttagcaaaggttgacaaagtggaattaagattcaactttcattattattgataagaacaCTGCAAGAAAAACACCAATTCAagtacacttgaaaagtgtagccaaaagtgaaaaaaaatgatgccttaggctacggctacgctttttgggctacggctacgctttttggagtgattcctattcggccgttgcctattctcaaaggttacgcttttctgcaccaagggcTATGTTTATATCCGACAAGAGCTTAACAAACAGAAAATCGTCAATCTTTTAATCTTGGCATAATGACTAAAAAATCTTCTGAAGCGCCTTCAAATTCTTCTCAAACACATCTTTTTCATGCTGATCTTCGTCACCATCAAGAAAACTCTTGGCCTTAACAATTGTATTAGTGTTCATTCCCTTGTTCATTCCTAGCGGAGCTGCTGCAAAAATACTTGCACTTCTAAGAAGTTTAAACAACAAAATTCTTCTAAAGGTGCACAAAAAAAGTGTAAatagaaattaactaaatcaaAATAGTAAGATCACAAACTGAGttgaaatactaaaatatatatgaGCATCATACTAATTGCTGAATAAAtagacaaagaaaaagaaattaattgcTGAATATACCATTACCTATCTTCACTCCAAACAGCTTTAACTTTACTGCCTTCTCAGCTtgttagttttttattattctcattaAAGCTGAATGCTAAATTCCCAAAATCATGCCAATCAGCTTAATTTCAAGTGGGGAAAACGGCGTTGCTTCAAAGAGTAAAGTGAGAATTATCAACCtaaattgtaaaattaaaaataaattgagacAGATATATCAATTTTACACCAATATCCCCAATGCAATTGACAGACCAAACATGAGTCCCCTGGCTTAATCTATTTATGGCGAATCAGAACCCAAAACACAATTCAAGAATACATCAAGTTACACAAGTAAATTGAAGCAAAAGGCTTAAAAAATTGAAGACAAATTAATGAATAAAACTTCATAAACTAGTGCATTAATCAGAAACTTTTTCACCTCCAAATTTTGAGAAATACAGTGCTGCTTACCTTTGGAATGGGCTGTCGGATTACATTTTCCATGGCAACACCAATTAAAATCCTCCAAGTGATCTTGCACTACATATTGAAGACTAATAATAAGAATTAAAGGTATTTCAAAACTCAAATTCCCCTACACTATTTTGAATTCCATTAATACAAATTACATAATAAGAACAGGAACTCTATAGCACAAATTCAATTGTACACAATAGAAGAACATAAAAGCTTTGCCCCTAATGcagtaataaaatttgaatgatgTGATGGTTGGCAGGCTTAGCTTTGGGATTGCAATGATCTTATTGATAACTGCCACAAGCATGAGTAAGAGGCAGCCTTATAGGATAGGTTGGTTGAATGGTGAATGCTACTTAGTCAAAAGGGGTGTTTATGCCGGCTCAACCATAATGATCCTAGTAACCGTAGGTTCGGCAGTTAGTTCGGTTTTGTTAACCATAAAGGCCAATCAAACAGAACAAGATCGCAAAATACATGGACAAACATGAGAATTGATCATCCAATTATTATACTTAGAAAGATGCCTTACAAGTTGC harbors:
- the LOC107469911 gene encoding uncharacterized protein LOC107469911 isoform X2, yielding MTFPKEHSIFRLHILFCRITSLRKKVGPHEKLPWAQSVIRKGFTVQDHLEDFNWCCHGKCNPTAHSKAPLGMNKGMNTNTIVKAKSFLDGDEDQHEKDVFEKNLKALQKIF
- the LOC107469911 gene encoding uncharacterized protein LOC107469911 isoform X1; amino-acid sequence: MTFPKEHSIFRLHILFCRITSLRKKVGPHEKLPWAQSVIRKGFTVQDHLEDFNWCCHGKCNPTAHSKAAPLGMNKGMNTNTIVKAKSFLDGDEDQHEKDVFEKNLKALQKIF